From a region of the Babylonia areolata isolate BAREFJ2019XMU chromosome 21, ASM4173473v1, whole genome shotgun sequence genome:
- the LOC143296581 gene encoding protein arginine methyltransferase NDUFAF7, mitochondrial-like, whose protein sequence is MTCLQRSQSILPLLCTRRLKRLQFASLCCRHAQPFSSATTSNSKVLQYLKARIKAGGPITVAEYMKTVLTSAESGYYMHKDVFGSKGDFITSPEISQMFGEMLGVWCVNEWNNLCAGQPVQLVELGPGRGTLAEDLLRVFSQFPDMKDKISLHLVEVSPALSQMQAQRLSGSTAPSNLSDLSDGKEGEGLGPYRQEKSKFGVEVSWYRALEDVPKGLSVFLAHEFLDALPIHKFQKTEKGWCEVLIDLNKDASSENSPFHFVLSPGKTAASSFLRVAEGERRDHIEVCPVAGQTVQEVAQRIRQHGGFGLFVDYGHSGEKGDTFRAFKQHELHDPLVEPGSADLTADVDFAYLQRYIQGVSTFGPVTQQDFLVNMGIGVRLQMLLQKAKQEQWKSLLTGYDMLTNPNKMGERFKFMALLTPPSRDYVPAGFHRPDFLNTQF, encoded by the exons ATGACCTGTTTGCAAAGAAGTCAGAGTATTTTGCCGTTGTTGTGTACCAGAAGACTCAAAC GATTGCAGTTTGCTTCATTATGCTGCCGGCATGCCCAGCCATTCAGTTCagccaccaccagcaacagcaaggTCCTGCAGTACCTGAAGGCTCGCATCAAAGCTGGTGGACCCATCACTGTGGCAGAGTACATGAAAACTGTTTTGACCAGCGCTGAGTCT GGTTACTATATGCACAAAGATGTGTTTGGAAGCAAAGGAGACTTCATCACATCACCAGAAATCAGTCAGATGTTTGGAGAG ATGCtgggagtgtggtgtgtgaatgaatggaacAACCTGTGTGCCGGCCAGCCTGTACAGCTGGTGGAGTTAGGACCTGGCAGAGGAACTCTCGCTGAGGACTTGTTACGG GTGTTCTCCCAGTTTCCAGACATGAAGGACAAGATCAGCCTGCACCTGGTGGAGGTCAGCCCAGCACTCAGCCAGATGCAAGCTCAGCGTCTGTCTGGCAGCACGGCGCCCTCCAACCTCAGTGACCTTAGtgatgggaaggaaggggaagggctAGGCCCCTATCGACAAGAAAAGAGCAAGTTTGGAGTGGAGGTGTCATGGTACCGAGCCTTGGAGGACGTTCCCAAAGGACTGTCAGTTTTTCTGGCTCACGAGTTTCTGGATGCACTGCCGATTCATAAATTTCAG aaaacagaaaaagggtGGTGTGAGGTGCTGATTGATCTGAACAAGGATGCAAGCAGTGAGAACAGCCCTTTTCATTTTGTACTCTCCCCTGGAAAGACAGCTGCTTCTTCCTTTCTGCGG GTAGCAGAAGGTGAGAGACGGGATCACATAGAGGTGTGCCCTGTGGCAGGCCAGACAGTGCAGGAGGTGGCACAACGGATCCGACAGCACGGTGGTTTTGGTCTGTTTGTGGACTATGGCCATTCCGGGGAGAAAGGAGACACGTTCAGG GCCTTCAAACAACATGAGCTTCATGATCCTCTGGTGGAACCAGGGTCTGCAGATTTGACGGCTGATGTGGACTTTGCTTATCTCCAACGCTATATTCAAGGAG tatCAACATTTGGCCCAGTCACTCAGCAAGATTTTCTGGTCAACATGGGTATTGGAGTTCGACTGCAG ATGCTGCTGCAGAAAGCCAAGCAGGAACAGTGGAAAAGTCTGCTGACAGGGTACGACATGCTGACCAACCCCAACAAAATGGGAGAACGATTCAAGTTCATGGCCCTACTGACCCCTCCATCCCGGGACTATGTACCAGCTGGTTTTCACAGACCTGACTTTTTGAACACTCAGTTCTGA